A genomic region of Tenuifilum sp. 4138str contains the following coding sequences:
- a CDS encoding endonuclease: MIGGFRRALTLGLLILTLSVKILAQIPDGYYATAEGKTGAELKTALYNIIKNHTVISYDGLWTAFQYTDKKSNGKVWDMYSDKPGQTPPYEFTFVTDQCGNYSSEGDCYNREHSFPKSWFNDASPMYSDLFHLYPTDGYVNNRRSNYIFGEVTSVTWTSLNGSKLGTSTASGTTLTVFEPIDEYKGDFARTYFYMATRYENLIATWASYNTEAKAILDGTAYPAYKQWYITLLLKWNQQDPVSQKEIDRNNVVYSSYQHNRNPFIDHPEYAQLIWGSTTPITFTSTPITSATVGVTYTYNVTATGGNGTPLTISATQKPTWLTLTATGNGTATLSGTPGQENVGGNQITLKATDGVSETQQTFTITVSSPVTPIQFTSTPITTAVENQLYTYNATATGGNGAPLTITATQKPAWLTLTSTGNGTATLSGTPDHSNVGNSQVVLAATDGTNQGTQSFTINVSASGNSKPLITNVNITPASPVTRQAITISANITDSDGSVAKVLLGWGVTAGNLSNTYEMQFENGAYSAPIASQTSPGTIYFQLAAIDNLQDTAYYNGSFTINLNQVPTISSVSHTPANPTSADAVTVTANVSDPEGRIGNIFLLWGITESSLNNQLQMSGTNGVYTSIIPANPSQTSVYYRVKAYDAEGQQTFSSISSYIVNPATEIRTETSKQFLVFPNPFNAFIQVEYPSAESYSVTFTNLIGQVVYSKTSVTGNLRIDCSDLQSGIYVLTIKSDTGIVTQKMIKR; the protein is encoded by the coding sequence ATGATTGGAGGATTTAGGAGAGCACTTACACTCGGGTTACTTATTTTAACCCTATCGGTAAAGATTTTAGCACAAATTCCTGATGGTTACTACGCCACGGCCGAAGGGAAAACAGGTGCTGAGCTAAAAACTGCTTTGTACAATATCATAAAGAACCATACGGTAATATCGTACGATGGGTTATGGACAGCCTTTCAGTACACCGATAAGAAAAGCAATGGAAAGGTATGGGACATGTACTCCGATAAACCCGGCCAAACACCACCTTACGAGTTTACTTTTGTTACTGACCAGTGTGGAAACTATAGTTCCGAGGGCGATTGCTATAACCGTGAGCATTCGTTTCCCAAGAGTTGGTTTAACGATGCATCTCCCATGTATTCCGACTTGTTTCACCTTTACCCTACCGATGGTTATGTAAACAACAGGCGTAGCAATTATATTTTTGGCGAGGTTACATCTGTTACCTGGACATCGCTTAATGGAAGCAAGCTAGGAACCTCTACTGCTTCCGGAACAACATTAACAGTGTTTGAACCCATTGACGAGTATAAGGGCGATTTTGCCCGTACATACTTTTACATGGCAACCCGGTACGAAAACTTAATTGCAACTTGGGCAAGCTACAATACCGAAGCCAAAGCAATACTCGATGGAACCGCCTATCCTGCATACAAGCAGTGGTATATTACTTTACTGCTCAAATGGAATCAGCAAGACCCGGTAAGCCAGAAGGAGATTGACCGTAATAACGTAGTGTATTCCAGCTACCAGCATAATCGCAACCCGTTCATCGATCATCCAGAGTATGCACAGTTAATTTGGGGAAGTACAACACCAATTACATTCACAAGCACGCCTATTACTTCTGCCACCGTTGGGGTGACTTATACGTATAATGTTACAGCAACCGGTGGAAATGGAACACCACTCACCATTTCGGCAACGCAAAAGCCAACATGGCTTACTTTGACAGCCACAGGTAATGGAACAGCAACCCTAAGCGGCACACCAGGCCAGGAAAATGTAGGTGGCAATCAGATAACCTTAAAAGCTACCGATGGAGTAAGTGAGACACAACAAACATTTACCATAACAGTAAGTTCGCCTGTTACCCCTATTCAGTTTACTTCAACGCCCATAACCACGGCAGTTGAAAATCAGCTTTACACATATAATGCTACTGCAACTGGCGGAAATGGGGCACCATTAACCATTACGGCAACACAAAAGCCTGCATGGCTTACATTAACCTCAACCGGAAATGGTACAGCAACCCTAAGTGGCACCCCCGATCACAGTAATGTTGGAAACAGTCAGGTAGTTCTAGCGGCAACCGATGGAACCAACCAGGGTACACAAAGTTTTACAATAAATGTAAGTGCCTCCGGAAACTCTAAGCCTTTAATAACCAATGTTAACATTACCCCAGCATCGCCTGTAACCCGACAGGCCATAACTATTTCCGCAAACATAACCGATAGCGACGGCAGCGTTGCAAAGGTTCTCTTAGGTTGGGGCGTTACTGCTGGCAACTTGAGTAATACCTACGAAATGCAGTTTGAGAATGGTGCATATAGTGCGCCCATTGCTTCGCAAACGAGTCCGGGAACTATCTATTTTCAGCTAGCGGCAATAGATAATTTACAGGATACAGCTTACTACAACGGATCGTTTACAATAAATCTCAATCAAGTACCAACCATTTCTAGCGTTTCACATACCCCAGCAAACCCAACTTCAGCCGATGCGGTTACTGTAACTGCAAACGTAAGCGACCCTGAGGGCCGAATAGGAAATATTTTCCTACTTTGGGGTATAACAGAAAGCAGTTTGAACAATCAGCTACAGATGAGTGGCACTAACGGAGTGTACACCTCGATTATTCCTGCAAATCCATCGCAAACAAGCGTTTACTATAGGGTTAAGGCTTACGATGCCGAGGGGCAACAGACTTTTAGCAGTATTAGTAGTTACATTGTTAATCCAGCTACCGAAATACGAACTGAAACCAGCAAGCAATTTTTGGTTTTTCCAAATCCGTTTAATGCTTTTATACAAGTTGAATACCCTTCAGCTGAAAGCTACTCGGTTACTTTTACAAATCTTATAGGACAGGTAGTTTATAGTAAAAC
- a CDS encoding 5-formyltetrahydrofolate cyclo-ligase, whose translation MSKNELKNQIRKAIKSHKLLLDPFLARERANYVFAEIESMEQFQKATTVLAFWSLPDEINTHEFVIKWAASKRMVLPVVVGDELELRLFNGVENMEKSDGFGIMEPKTGSLVNPDEIDFAIIPGVAFDRDGNRLGRGKGYYDRTLPLLRNAVKVGIAYEFQIIDSVPVSEHDIPVDFVVSN comes from the coding sequence ATGAGCAAGAACGAGCTAAAAAATCAAATCCGGAAGGCTATTAAGTCGCATAAGCTATTACTGGATCCTTTCTTGGCAAGGGAAAGGGCGAATTATGTATTTGCAGAAATTGAAAGCATGGAGCAGTTCCAGAAAGCAACGACTGTTCTAGCATTTTGGTCGTTACCGGATGAGATAAATACACATGAATTTGTTATAAAATGGGCAGCCAGCAAGCGCATGGTTTTGCCCGTAGTGGTTGGTGATGAATTGGAGTTGAGGTTATTCAATGGAGTTGAAAACATGGAGAAGAGTGATGGTTTTGGAATAATGGAGCCCAAAACAGGCAGTCTAGTTAACCCCGATGAGATTGATTTTGCCATAATTCCTGGTGTTGCATTTGACAGAGATGGGAATAGGCTTGGCAGGGGGAAAGGTTACTACGATAGAACCCTCCCTTTACTTCGCAATGCAGTTAAAGTAGGCATAGCCTATGAGTTTCAAATAATCGATTCAGTTCCGGTTTCGGAACACGACATTCCTGTTGACTTTGTGGTTAGCAATTAA
- a CDS encoding T9SS type A sorting domain-containing protein: MRTKIIIIGFLLFAYRLSLADTLTVMQYNLMYYDKEYSDCNATNNNVDAKDGYLRTILNHVKPDILSVNEVNDAIASVERIKTNTLNYGGETRYKRANFSGSFLVNMIYYNSEKLELKSQDAIATSPRETNVYKFYLKTSGLVNGDTIFLYHFVTHLKAGSYESDAQQRAVAANSIMSYISTKNIKGNVILSGDMNLYSASEGAFVAFTTPVGSNNFRFYDPLNAVGSWHSNYSYRYVHTQSTRTVASEGCFSTGGLDDRFDFILSSSDILAGTSGIKFYSYKTLGQDGNRYNSSITSPTNTSIPTDVANALYGMSDHLPVVMKVTYSSAPTQVNTEKNQVSILYNNPVYNTLNVQILENTSIKAINVYNLLGNCILSLFPESNSQKVDVDISNAPTGVLLVEVRLNDGRKKTIKVLKQ; this comes from the coding sequence ATGCGTACTAAAATTATTATCATAGGATTTTTGCTTTTTGCATATCGGCTATCACTAGCTGATACACTTACCGTTATGCAGTATAACTTGATGTATTACGACAAGGAATACAGCGACTGTAATGCTACAAATAACAATGTTGATGCTAAGGATGGCTATCTGCGCACTATTCTAAACCATGTAAAGCCTGATATCCTTTCCGTAAACGAGGTAAACGATGCCATTGCCAGCGTTGAACGAATTAAGACAAATACCCTTAATTATGGTGGCGAAACCCGCTACAAACGAGCTAATTTTAGCGGCAGCTTTCTGGTTAATATGATTTACTATAATTCTGAAAAGCTGGAGCTGAAGTCGCAGGATGCAATAGCCACATCGCCACGCGAAACAAACGTTTATAAGTTTTACCTTAAAACATCGGGTTTGGTAAATGGCGACACAATTTTTCTTTACCACTTTGTTACCCATCTCAAAGCTGGAAGTTACGAATCCGATGCACAGCAGCGCGCAGTAGCGGCTAATTCCATAATGAGCTACATATCAACCAAAAACATTAAGGGGAACGTAATACTCTCGGGCGATATGAACCTATACAGCGCCTCTGAGGGCGCATTTGTGGCTTTTACTACGCCAGTTGGTTCAAACAATTTCCGCTTTTACGACCCCCTAAATGCAGTTGGCAGCTGGCACTCGAACTATAGCTATCGCTATGTTCATACTCAATCGACCCGAACAGTTGCTAGCGAGGGCTGCTTTTCAACCGGAGGTCTGGATGACCGTTTCGACTTTATTCTTTCCTCAAGCGATATTCTTGCTGGTACCAGCGGTATTAAATTTTATAGCTATAAAACCCTTGGTCAGGATGGGAATCGCTACAACAGTTCCATTACATCGCCCACTAATACAAGCATTCCAACGGATGTGGCTAATGCACTATACGGCATGTCCGACCACCTACCCGTTGTGATGAAGGTCACTTATTCATCGGCTCCCACTCAAGTAAATACCGAAAAAAATCAGGTAAGTATCCTGTATAATAATCCGGTTTACAATACCCTTAACGTCCAAATCCTTGAAAACACATCAATCAAGGCAATAAATGTTTACAACCTGCTGGGTAATTGCATTCTTAGCTTATTCCCTGAAAGCAATAGTCAAAAAGTTGATGTTGACATTTCAAATGCTCCTACAGGTGTTTTACTAGTTGAGGTAAGGTTAAATGACGGTAGGAAAAAAACTATAAAAGTGCTAAAGCAATAA
- a CDS encoding translation initiation factor: protein MDWKDKLNFAYSTNPDYKPNDEDDNTTREVVPPSKQRLIVGIERKNRGGKCVTIVKGFVGSDDEIEKLGKTLKTRCGVGGTVKDGEIIIQGEIKQKVASILQELGYRVTISG from the coding sequence ATGGATTGGAAGGATAAACTAAATTTTGCCTACTCAACCAACCCTGACTATAAGCCCAACGATGAAGATGATAATACGACCCGGGAAGTTGTCCCTCCATCGAAACAACGGCTAATTGTAGGAATTGAACGCAAGAATAGGGGAGGGAAGTGTGTTACCATTGTGAAAGGGTTTGTTGGTTCCGACGATGAAATCGAAAAGTTAGGCAAAACACTAAAAACAAGGTGTGGTGTTGGCGGAACCGTAAAGGATGGCGAAATCATTATTCAAGGCGAAATAAAACAAAAAGTGGCCTCAATTTTGCAAGAACTGGGTTATAGGGTTACCATTTCAGGATAG